One region of Podospora bellae-mahoneyi strain CBS 112042 chromosome 1 map unlocalized CBS112042p_1.2, whole genome shotgun sequence genomic DNA includes:
- a CDS encoding uncharacterized protein (EggNog:ENOG503NYJZ; COG:S) encodes MRHPTRDGLAWDDNGLGPVARWTRQPDIEAVERVCRRALNINHTVDCNVHLHANGEFSKLYAVDSIRGKHIIRISLPVDPGNKTLGEVFTLRLVHRMTDIPVPKVIAWDETVNNELGFEWLLMEMMPGKLAYYRWRKMTDTQKEILTKRVAEFHTQLLRCGNLGQGFRSIGTLGTGPNADYNTAVTPSPGPIVDSVFFSGPRSSYPVARGPFESSHDWLRAYLDLIITEHTNALAKAKTDDDKEHAEMVLRLARKLLRMVHKIFPSLVFPPEHTVLWHDDLSLKNLLVDDNGRITGAIGWECVSTMPRWMACQVPAFLRGASRKQKPSRDSYTNLAPRPSASSTSDEDHLDNEGKTELYWIHLMEYDQTRLREVYQSRMTQLLGPEWEKDVDEARLKVDFLGAVSRCGTQFYPVRVEQWVDAIDRKEFISLMQVLRTGIKKEKRPATPSGNAAPSKVHYERPASSTPSRVQQEIQRHERMHLAGSGNPTASVIFRTGSPTKTAAMTGSWTPSRPSSVNSHRPTTSWRGSVSGVSGAHLETPQSPVSVHVRRRSSDGISLTSLELPNPKSPVNVHIRRNSGSTCVSTTSSIVSGTTNSSSRLG; translated from the exons ATGCGGCACCCGACCCGGGATGGTCTTGCCTGGGACGACAATGGTCTCGGCCCGGTCGCGAGGTGGACCAGACAACCCGACATCGAAGCCGTCGAGCGTGTATGTCGCCGcgccctcaacatcaaccacactgTCGACTGCAACGTCCACCTGCATGCCAATGGCGAGTTTAGCAAACTTTATGCCGTCGACAGCATCCGCGGCAAGCACATCATccgcatctccctccccgtcgaCCCCGGGAACAAGACCCTCGGCGAAGTCTTCACTCTGCGACTGGTGCATCGCATGACCGACATTCCCGTGCCCAAAGTCATTGCATGGGATGAGACTGTCAACAATGAGCTTGGATTCGAATGGCTcctgatggagatgatgccCGGCAAGCTAGCTTACTATCGCTGGCGCAAGATGACTGACACCCAGAAAGAGATACTTACCAAGCGCGTGGCAGAGTTCCATACCCAGCTGCTCCGCTGCGGCAATCTGGGTCAGGGTTTCAGATCGATTGGAACGCTGGGAACGGGCCCGAATGCCGACTACAACACCGCAGTCACACCCTCGCCTGGCCCCATTGTTGACagcgtcttcttctctggGCCACGCTCCAGTTACCCTGTCGCCCGTGGCCCCTTTGAATCCAGTCATGACTGGCTTCGAGCCTATCTTGACCTCATCATCACGGAGCACACAAATGCTCTTGCCAAAGCCAAGACTGATGACGACAAGGAACATGCCGAAATGGTGCTCCGGCTGGCTCGCAAACTGCTAAGAATGGTTCATAAGATATTCCCTTCCTTGGTTTTCCCGCCAGAGCATACCGTGCTTTGGCACGACGATCTCTCGTTGAAGAACCTTCTTGTAGACGACAATGGCCGCATAACAGGTGCGATTGGATG GGAATGTGTATCCACCATGCCACGCTGGATGGCTTGTCAGGTGCCTGCATTCCTTCGAGGCGCAAGCCGGAAGCAGAAGCCCAGCAGGGACAGTTATACAAATCTGGCTCCGCGCCCGTCAGCTTCTTCCACTTCTGATGAAGACCACTTGGACAATGAAGGAAAGACGGAGCTTTATTGGATCCACCTGATGGAGTATGATCAGACCCGGCTGCGCGAGGTTTATCAATCTCGAATGACACAGCTCTTGGGACCTGAGTGGGAGAAGGATGTCGACGAAGCCCGGCTCAAGGTTGACTTTCTTGGAGCAGTGTCTCGATGCGGCACCCAGTTTTATCCTGTCAGAGTAGAACAGTGGGTTGATGCCATAGATCGCAAGGAGTTCATCTCGTTGATGCAAGTCTTGCGTACGGGcatcaaaaaagaaaagcgaCCCGCGACGCCTAGCGGCAATGCCGCCCCAAGCAAAGTGCACTACGAGaggccagccagcagcacGCCCAGCAGAGTTCAACAAGAGATTCAAAGACACGAAAGGATGCATCTTGCTGGATCAGGAAACCCCACCGCTTCGGTTATTTTCAGGACCGGGAGCCCTACCAAAACAGCCGCGATGACAGGCAGCTGGACTCCATCTAGACCCAGTTCTGTCAACAGCCACCGTCCCACAACATCATGGAGAGGCTCGGTCTCGGGCGTCTCCGGAGCGCATCTGGAAACGCCCCAGAGTCCTGTTAGCGTACATGTCCGTCGAAGGTCGTCGGACGGAATATCATTGACCAGCTTGGAACTGCCCAATCCCAAGAGCCCAGTCAACGTGCATATTCGACGCAACTCGGGGTCAACTTGTGTGtcaaccacctcgtccaTCGTTTCCGGAACGACCAATTCCTCATCGAGGCTGGGATAG